A stretch of Acidimicrobiales bacterium DNA encodes these proteins:
- a CDS encoding 50S ribosomal protein L11 methyltransferase, with protein sequence MTTSTSVTLAPAQLPVTAVGVDVGPMRQDLVHYGTRLLERGRLTEALAAFEAAASRPQADPQVRRLLNQVHRRLVPRWHFAMLNDTGRNAAYRRALSTIDLRGKTVLDVGSGSGLLAMMAADLGAAQVYSCEAVEAIAGLARRIVAVNRKAHIVEVIARQSFDLVVGRDLHAPADVLVTETIDCGLVGEGLLPIVRHAREHLLRESASIVPCKATLHAALLESAEVHGNNFAFVADVYDVTLFNEFSTYDYFPVRLDTWNHRLLSEPVDLFRFDFETDPLDPETVEVDLEAGSTGTVHGVVMWFTVELVPGVSIANAPTGRASHWMQAVQCFEHPMPVSAGQLVRLQATHELTSVHVQIV encoded by the coding sequence ATGACCACCTCAACCTCAGTCACCCTCGCACCGGCCCAGTTGCCGGTGACGGCCGTCGGCGTCGACGTCGGGCCCATGCGCCAGGACCTCGTCCACTACGGCACCCGCCTGCTGGAACGGGGCCGGCTCACCGAGGCGCTGGCCGCCTTCGAGGCCGCCGCCTCCCGCCCCCAGGCCGACCCCCAGGTGCGCCGCCTCCTGAACCAGGTGCACCGCCGGCTCGTGCCCCGCTGGCACTTCGCCATGCTGAACGACACCGGCCGCAACGCCGCCTACCGGCGGGCGCTGTCGACCATCGACCTGCGGGGCAAGACCGTGCTCGACGTCGGCAGCGGCTCGGGCCTGCTGGCGATGATGGCCGCCGACCTCGGCGCCGCCCAGGTGTACTCGTGCGAGGCCGTCGAGGCCATCGCCGGGCTGGCCCGCCGGATCGTCGCCGTCAACCGCAAGGCCCACATCGTCGAGGTGATCGCCCGGCAGTCCTTCGACCTCGTCGTCGGCCGCGACCTGCACGCGCCGGCCGACGTGCTCGTGACCGAGACCATCGACTGCGGCCTCGTCGGCGAGGGCCTGCTGCCGATCGTGCGCCACGCCCGCGAGCACCTGCTGCGCGAGAGCGCGTCGATCGTGCCGTGCAAGGCGACCCTGCACGCCGCGCTGCTCGAGAGCGCCGAGGTGCACGGCAACAACTTCGCCTTCGTGGCCGACGTCTACGACGTCACCCTGTTCAACGAGTTCTCGACCTACGACTACTTCCCCGTCCGCCTCGACACCTGGAACCACCGGCTCCTGTCCGAGCCGGTCGACCTGTTCCGGTTCGACTTCGAGACCGACCCGCTCGACCCCGAGACGGTGGAGGTCGACCTCGAGGCCGGCTCGACGGGGACCGTCCACGGCGTCGTCATGTGGTTCACGGTCGAGCTCGTCCCCGGCGTCAGCATCGCCAACGCGCCGACCGGCCGCGCCAGCCACTGGATGCAGGCCGTGCAGTGCTTCGAGCACCCCATGCCGGTGAGCGCCGGCCAGCTCGTCCGCCTCCAGGCGACCCACGAG
- a CDS encoding 2OG-Fe(II) oxygenase, producing the protein MTVAVRDATEAVDAIDWDTARAGLAERGFTTVGRVLDAAQCDELAARYDDDGAFRSTVVMARHGFGSGEYRYFARPLPALVADLRTAFYRQLAPVARAWAPDLGTPVDVPDELDGFTELCARHGQARPTPLLLRYGPGDYNKLHQDVYGEVVFPLQVTILLSRPGEDFTGGHFLLVEQRPRSQSRGEVVPLAQGEAVVFATRTWPASGRRGHYRAVLRHGVSTVSEGRRVTLGLIFHDAA; encoded by the coding sequence GTGACGGTGGCGGTGCGCGACGCCACGGAGGCCGTGGACGCGATCGACTGGGACACGGCGAGGGCGGGCCTGGCCGAGCGCGGGTTCACCACGGTGGGCCGGGTGCTCGACGCCGCGCAGTGCGACGAGCTGGCCGCCCGCTACGACGACGACGGCGCCTTCCGCTCCACCGTGGTGATGGCCCGCCACGGGTTCGGGAGCGGGGAGTACCGCTACTTCGCCCGCCCGCTGCCGGCCCTCGTGGCCGACCTGCGGACCGCCTTCTACCGCCAGCTCGCGCCGGTGGCGAGGGCGTGGGCGCCGGACCTCGGCACGCCGGTGGACGTGCCCGACGAGCTCGACGGCTTCACCGAGCTCTGTGCCCGTCACGGGCAGGCCCGACCGACCCCGCTGCTGCTGCGGTACGGCCCGGGTGACTACAACAAGCTGCATCAGGACGTGTACGGCGAGGTGGTGTTCCCCCTCCAGGTCACCATCTTGCTGAGCCGCCCGGGTGAGGACTTCACCGGGGGGCACTTCTTGCTCGTCGAACAGCGGCCGCGCTCCCAGTCGCGGGGCGAGGTCGTTCCCCTGGCCCAGGGGGAGGCCGTGGTCTTCGCCACGCGCACCTGGCCGGCCAGCGGACGGCGGGGCCACTACCGGGCGGTCCTGCGCCACGGCGTGTCCACGGTGAGCGAGGGTCGGCGGGTGACCCTCGGCCTCATCTTCCACGACGCGGCGTAG
- a CDS encoding AlkA N-terminal domain-containing protein produces MIEDFDRCYGAVRSRDTRFDGWFWAGVTTTGVYCRPSCPSVTPKPSNVRFFPSAAAAQSAGFRACRRCRPDATPGTPSWNHRADVVGRAMRMIADGVVDREGVPGLARRLGYSERHLNRQLVAEVGAGAIALARAHRAATARLLLETTDLPVSQVVWASGFSSTRQFNDTIKVVFGTTPSALRRAGGDAVAAPGALRLRLPTRAPFDGEGLVRFLAARAVAGVEEVVDGVYRRTMRLPRGTGIVALTPAPDHVECQLRLDDLRDLSAAVQRCRRLFDLDADAAAVLDQLGPCPVLGELVAASPGRRIPGTVDGAELAVRAVLGQQVSVAGARTLAAQLVAALGEPLADPDGGLTHLFPTPAAVAAADPALLRMPTTRRLALLSMATAIHRGQLCLDVGADQAEAVEALQRFPGIGPWTASYVAMRALGDPDVFLETDLGVRRALEHLGASGDPAAALAMAEAWRPWRSYAVQHLWAVDTSFPRLEKAS; encoded by the coding sequence GTGATCGAGGACTTCGATCGCTGCTACGGCGCTGTCCGGAGCCGTGACACCCGCTTCGACGGGTGGTTCTGGGCGGGCGTCACGACGACCGGCGTGTACTGCCGGCCGAGCTGCCCGTCCGTCACGCCGAAGCCGTCGAACGTCCGGTTCTTCCCCAGCGCGGCCGCCGCGCAGTCCGCCGGGTTCCGGGCCTGCCGGCGCTGCCGGCCGGACGCCACGCCGGGCACGCCGTCGTGGAACCACCGGGCCGACGTGGTCGGCCGGGCCATGCGGATGATCGCCGACGGCGTGGTCGACCGCGAGGGCGTGCCCGGCCTCGCCCGCCGGCTCGGGTACAGCGAGCGCCACCTCAACCGCCAGCTCGTGGCCGAGGTCGGCGCCGGCGCCATCGCGCTGGCCAGGGCCCACCGGGCCGCCACCGCCCGCCTCCTCCTCGAGACCACCGACCTGCCGGTGTCCCAGGTGGTGTGGGCATCCGGGTTCTCGAGCACCCGGCAGTTCAACGACACGATCAAGGTGGTGTTCGGGACGACCCCGAGCGCGCTGCGCAGGGCCGGCGGCGACGCCGTGGCCGCGCCCGGCGCCCTGCGGCTGCGCCTCCCCACGCGCGCCCCGTTCGACGGCGAGGGCCTCGTCCGCTTCCTCGCCGCCAGGGCGGTCGCCGGGGTCGAGGAGGTCGTCGACGGCGTGTACCGGCGCACGATGCGGCTGCCCCGCGGCACCGGGATCGTCGCCCTCACGCCGGCCCCGGACCACGTCGAGTGCCAGCTGCGCCTCGACGACCTGCGCGACCTGTCGGCGGCCGTGCAGCGGTGCCGCCGCCTGTTCGACCTCGACGCGGACGCGGCCGCCGTGCTCGACCAGCTGGGCCCGTGCCCGGTGCTCGGCGAGCTCGTGGCCGCCAGCCCCGGCCGGCGCATCCCCGGCACCGTCGACGGCGCCGAGCTCGCCGTGCGGGCCGTCCTCGGCCAGCAGGTCTCGGTGGCCGGGGCCCGCACCCTGGCCGCCCAGCTGGTCGCCGCGCTCGGCGAGCCGCTCGCCGACCCGGACGGCGGCCTCACCCACCTGTTCCCCACGCCCGCCGCGGTCGCCGCCGCCGACCCGGCCCTGCTCCGCATGCCGACCACCCGCCGCCTCGCGCTGTTGAGCATGGCGACCGCCATCCACCGCGGCCAGCTCTGCCTCGACGTCGGCGCCGACCAGGCCGAGGCCGTCGAGGCGCTCCAGCGCTTCCCCGGCATCGGGCCGTGGACGGCGTCCTACGTCGCCATGCGCGCCCTCGGCGACCCGGACGTGTTCCTCGAGACCGACCTCGGCGTGCGCCGCGCGCTCGAGCACCTCGGCGCGTCGGGCGACCCGGCCGCTGCCCTCGCCATGGCCGAGGCCTGGCGCCCGTGGCGGTCCTACGCCGTGCAGCACCTCTGGGCGGTCGACACGAGCTTCCCGCGGCTGGAGAAGGCTTCGTGA
- a CDS encoding MFS transporter — protein MTAAPRHRRTFYLVGAADWALDFHVLIVAALLVVERTGSGAALFAVAASNWLAETIFEVPTGYVADRYGRTLSTAASFALRGIGFLVVAAAHSPLQFVIGWVVVGLGSTMLSGALEAWAVDHEREVGGKVDALLLRAQRAQSVAMLLAIGAAVAVGGISYAGPFVVAGVAGLVLAPVVAIAMGPDPGLAQRAEARTTSGLRVIPKVLSHRDYRPLFLLGAGLTFAIAIPGVQWAPAVEEVYPTLALVPLGAVRAVAPALRAGTNWFVERGVNRFGRRMAFLSLLLVSAALLGTVARVGGLGLIIGFAFYSALSGIATVLIGARLNEVITTPEWRATILSLYSATIGLVTGVGLLVVGAVVGEPGDRHGVWLVSAGVLAALGVAAGLRPRVLDGPEPAAEPAEVRTA, from the coding sequence GTGACGGCGGCGCCCCGCCACCGGCGGACCTTCTACCTGGTCGGCGCGGCGGACTGGGCCCTCGACTTCCACGTGCTGATCGTCGCCGCCCTGCTCGTCGTCGAGCGGACGGGGAGCGGCGCCGCGCTGTTCGCCGTCGCCGCCTCGAACTGGCTGGCCGAGACGATCTTCGAGGTGCCGACCGGGTACGTCGCCGACCGCTACGGCCGCACCCTGTCGACGGCGGCCAGCTTCGCCCTGCGCGGGATCGGGTTCCTCGTGGTCGCGGCCGCCCACAGCCCGCTCCAGTTCGTGATCGGGTGGGTCGTCGTCGGCCTCGGGTCGACGATGCTGTCCGGCGCGCTCGAGGCCTGGGCCGTCGACCACGAGCGGGAGGTCGGCGGCAAGGTCGACGCGCTGCTCCTCCGCGCCCAGCGGGCCCAGTCGGTCGCCATGCTCCTCGCCATCGGCGCCGCCGTCGCCGTCGGCGGCATCTCCTACGCCGGGCCGTTCGTGGTCGCCGGCGTGGCCGGGCTCGTGCTCGCCCCCGTCGTGGCCATCGCCATGGGGCCCGACCCGGGGCTCGCCCAGCGGGCCGAGGCGAGGACGACGTCCGGGCTGCGGGTCATCCCCAAGGTGCTCTCCCACCGCGACTACCGCCCGCTGTTCCTCCTCGGCGCCGGCCTGACCTTCGCCATCGCCATCCCCGGCGTGCAGTGGGCGCCGGCGGTCGAGGAGGTGTACCCGACGCTCGCGCTCGTGCCCCTCGGCGCCGTGCGCGCCGTCGCGCCGGCGCTGCGGGCCGGGACGAACTGGTTCGTGGAGCGGGGCGTCAACCGCTTCGGCCGCCGCATGGCGTTCCTCTCCCTCCTGCTCGTCTCCGCGGCGCTGCTCGGCACCGTGGCGCGCGTCGGCGGGCTGGGGCTGATCATCGGGTTCGCCTTCTACTCCGCGCTGTCCGGCATCGCGACCGTGCTCATCGGCGCCCGCCTGAACGAGGTCATCACCACGCCCGAGTGGCGGGCGACGATCCTGTCGCTGTACTCGGCCACGATCGGCCTCGTCACCGGGGTCGGGCTCCTCGTCGTCGGCGCCGTCGTGGGCGAGCCGGGCGACCGCCACGGCGTGTGGCTCGTGTCCGCCGGCGTGCTGGCCGCGCTCGGCGTGGCGGCCGGCCTCCGGCCCCGCGTCCTCGACGGCCCGGAGCCGGCCGCGGAGCCCGCGGAGGTGAGGACGGCGTGA
- a CDS encoding response regulator: MATVLVVDDDPVILKLLEVNFQMDGFDVVCARDGEEALAVARSRQPDVIVTDVMMPKVSGLDLLAALREDPATKGIPVLLLSARAQATDVREGLEAGADDYVTKPFEPLDLAERVARLVEGRDR; the protein is encoded by the coding sequence ATGGCCACGGTGCTGGTCGTGGACGACGACCCGGTCATCCTGAAGCTCCTCGAGGTGAACTTCCAGATGGACGGCTTCGACGTCGTCTGCGCGAGGGACGGCGAGGAGGCGCTGGCGGTCGCCCGGTCGCGCCAGCCCGACGTCATCGTGACCGACGTGATGATGCCGAAGGTGAGCGGGCTCGACCTGCTCGCCGCCCTCCGGGAGGACCCGGCGACCAAGGGCATCCCCGTCCTGCTCCTGTCGGCGAGGGCCCAGGCGACCGACGTGCGCGAGGGCCTCGAGGCCGGCGCCGACGACTACGTGACGAAGCCGTTCGAGCCCCTCGACCTCGCCGAGCGGGTGGCCAGGCTCGTCGAGGGCCGTGACCGCTGA